The following are encoded in a window of Candidatus Methanoperedens sp. genomic DNA:
- a CDS encoding DUF2298 domain-containing protein codes for MVLNLFDIAIWWLALEIIGLIALPIAAHVGSNLKDRGYSISKPLGLLLLTYISWIISVLGFRYSSFSVLFSAVIVAACSCIIFWKKMPLFVEKKYIIKFELLFLIAFAIFSAIRAYSPDIYWTGGEKFMDMTFINNLLRTSQFPPSDPWMSGTTVPYYYFGYLIVANMIKITGILPSTAFNLATASFFALSLTTAFGIGYALTERIRYGIITAFLVAIAGNLVGFFQLMDILRRGDVVSNILKFNYWTSSRVIPDTINEFPFFSFLQGDVHAHMISISFQLLIVLLLMSIFKSRAMDAVSIFILGLSIGFLYPLNSWDYPVYLVVAIVVLAFKFYLDFLSSRALKKELLKPILIVGTLTVLSYLLYMPYHLSYGFDRIISYIPSGRTNLLFYLAIYGLFLYIISRFVLSKSKKFHMKPVNLLVPMVLILVLSVLLKFELLILLLPLLVLSVESLLKERDENHAFVLILIIAGILISFFCELFYIQDALGKGNPAYIRLNTVFKFYLQNWILWGISAGMILFQYRDSFSRKKTWGIVATLLILMVSVYPVFATIGKSGAFGAEPTLDGEAWVKKQHPQEYMAILWFRNLSGQPVVLQAPGELYQWNTYVTAFTGLPTVIGWGGHELNWRLDSKEVNARWSDANTMYTSLSLEDVGMLLQKYNVSYVYFGEAEANRYRSPRLYESHPERFEKVFEYGDAVVYKVKSYPG; via the coding sequence GATATTCTTCTTTTTCGGTTCTATTTTCGGCAGTGATCGTAGCCGCATGTTCTTGCATCATTTTCTGGAAGAAAATGCCGCTTTTTGTTGAAAAAAAATATATCATCAAATTTGAATTATTGTTTTTGATCGCGTTTGCCATCTTTTCCGCTATCCGTGCTTACAGCCCTGATATTTACTGGACTGGAGGGGAGAAGTTCATGGATATGACTTTCATAAATAATCTTCTCAGGACTTCGCAATTCCCACCTTCCGACCCATGGATGTCGGGGACAACGGTCCCCTATTATTATTTCGGGTATCTCATCGTAGCGAATATGATCAAAATAACAGGGATTCTGCCATCCACAGCTTTCAATCTTGCCACCGCGTCTTTTTTTGCGCTGTCCCTTACAACAGCATTCGGTATCGGATATGCTCTCACCGAAAGAATTCGTTACGGGATTATAACAGCTTTCCTTGTGGCAATTGCAGGAAATCTTGTGGGTTTTTTTCAATTGATGGACATCCTGCGCAGAGGAGATGTGGTATCTAATATCTTAAAGTTCAACTACTGGACGAGCTCACGTGTAATACCTGATACTATCAATGAATTTCCCTTCTTTAGTTTTCTCCAGGGGGATGTCCATGCCCATATGATATCAATAAGTTTTCAGCTATTAATTGTTCTCCTTTTGATGAGTATCTTCAAATCCCGGGCTATGGATGCGGTTTCGATATTTATTCTCGGATTATCTATTGGTTTCCTGTACCCGCTTAATTCCTGGGACTATCCTGTGTATCTGGTTGTCGCGATCGTTGTCCTGGCTTTTAAATTTTACCTTGACTTTTTGTCCTCAAGAGCATTAAAAAAAGAGCTCTTAAAACCGATTTTAATAGTTGGCACCTTAACTGTCCTGAGTTATCTATTGTACATGCCGTATCATCTTTCTTATGGATTCGATCGGATAATCTCTTATATTCCTTCGGGAAGGACCAACCTGTTATTCTATCTTGCCATCTATGGGTTATTCCTTTACATTATATCCCGATTTGTCCTGTCAAAATCCAAAAAGTTCCATATGAAACCTGTAAATCTATTGGTCCCTATGGTTTTGATTTTAGTTCTGTCGGTGCTATTGAAGTTTGAATTATTGATTTTACTTCTTCCTCTCCTTGTTCTGTCAGTAGAATCACTGTTAAAAGAAAGAGATGAGAACCATGCCTTTGTGCTCATCTTAATTATAGCAGGCATTCTGATATCGTTTTTCTGCGAGCTTTTTTACATCCAGGACGCACTTGGAAAAGGCAACCCGGCCTATATTCGCCTTAATACGGTCTTCAAATTCTATCTCCAGAACTGGATCTTGTGGGGAATTTCAGCAGGAATGATTCTATTCCAGTACAGGGATTCTTTTTCCAGAAAAAAGACGTGGGGCATCGTGGCTACGCTCCTTATTCTGATGGTTTCCGTATATCCGGTTTTTGCCACTATAGGAAAATCCGGCGCCTTTGGCGCCGAGCCGACCCTCGATGGGGAAGCATGGGTAAAAAAACAGCATCCTCAGGAATACATGGCGATCCTGTGGTTTCGGAATTTGAGCGGACAGCCGGTAGTTTTGCAGGCGCCGGGGGAACTGTATCAATGGAATACCTATGTGACCGCATTTACCGGTCTTCCAACGGTGATAGGCTGGGGTGGGCATGAGCTTAACTGGAGACTGGACTCAAAAGAGGTCAACGCCCGATGGTCAGATGCCAATACCATGTACACCTCTCTCAGTTTAGAGGATGTCGGTATGCTTCTGCAAAAATATAATGTATCATATGTTTACTTCGGAGAAGCCGAGGCGAATAGATACAGAAGTCCGAGGCTGTACGAGTCGCATCCGGAGAGATTTGAAAAGGTATTCGAGTATGGGGATGCGGTCGTTTATAAAGTGAAATCATATCCGGGGTAG
- a CDS encoding UbiA family prenyltransferase, which produces MKSSIFIAITAFLLPYFSFLLLNVRPNFNLLVASSLCIFAIYSLNKLSDIKEDSINVPERVRFVEKYKNFIIFAIMASFVASITISLLQSPFALLIMIFPFLMGIFYSIKISNFRLKDIVGIKNITVAVSWAVIGTFLPVTVHSSNFTVISFIFYFFYIRVFIGSIASDVRDIEGDRISGVKTIPVVLGMRKTKILVVLLNSTLLPWLAFSYINGFFLGHYIVLVFFILYGYWYILSFFREGIIIGKSLDLIIDGEWIPTVILALILV; this is translated from the coding sequence ATGAAGAGTTCTATATTTATCGCAATAACAGCCTTTCTACTACCTTATTTTTCTTTTTTGCTCCTCAACGTAAGGCCTAATTTTAACTTACTTGTAGCTTCTTCCCTGTGCATTTTTGCCATCTATAGTCTGAATAAATTATCAGACATTAAAGAGGATTCTATAAATGTGCCGGAAAGGGTGAGATTCGTTGAAAAATATAAGAATTTTATTATTTTTGCTATAATGGCATCTTTCGTTGCTTCAATCACCATATCACTTCTACAGAGTCCTTTTGCCCTTCTTATAATGATCTTTCCTTTTTTGATGGGTATTTTCTATAGTATTAAGATATCAAATTTCAGATTAAAAGACATTGTTGGAATAAAAAATATCACAGTTGCAGTATCATGGGCTGTAATAGGGACTTTTTTACCCGTGACAGTCCATTCTAGTAATTTCACTGTAATTTCTTTTATCTTTTATTTCTTTTACATCCGTGTATTTATTGGTTCTATTGCATCCGATGTTAGGGACATTGAAGGTGATAGGATTAGCGGAGTGAAAACAATTCCTGTAGTCTTGGGGATGCGCAAAACGAAAATCCTGGTGGTTCTTCTTAATTCAACGCTCCTGCCATGGCTCGCTTTTTCCTATATAAACGGATTTTTCCTTGGCCATTATATCGTTCTAGTTTTCTTCATCCTTTATGGATACTGGTATATCCTGTCTTTTTTTAGAGAAGGCATAATAATAGGGAAATCTTTAGATCTAATAATAGACGGTGAATGGATACCAACTGTAATCTTAGCACTAATATTGGTCTAG
- the leuS gene encoding leucine--tRNA ligase, giving the protein MKERYNPHEIEEKWHLMWARAKIFEPEPDDREKFFITIPYPYLNGNLHAGHTRTFTIGDVIARYKRMRGKNVLFPMGFHATGTPIVGLAEQIQKKDPETIRVYNKLHEIPLEVLDTIQTPEQIVEYFAREAEAAMKSIGFSIDWRRRFTTTDPHYKKFITWQFNLLRDKNRVVRGAHPVRWCPNDENPVEDHDILRGEDATIIDYTLIKFRLDGDILPCATLRPETVFGVTNLWVNPKIVHVRVKVNSEIWIVSKEAYEKLKFTDKKVELMGDIIGEDLIGKKVKNPVTGSSVLILPASFVNPENGSGIVMSVPAHAPYDYLALRDLKGADLTKYGIEDDVSGIPLISLIKVAEYGKYPAVDAVTELKVKDQNDPRAEEATKLVYRREFHGGVLTGTTGKYAGMAVSKIKDVLTHDLIAGGFADVFYEFSEQPVICRCGARCVIKMVENQWFLNYSDLSWKEQVYKCLGKMQIIPPEMRADFENKVDWLKDKACARKKGLGTRLPWDKEWMIESLGDSTIYMSYYIIVKYLDKFEPEQLKEEFFNYCLLGSGSPEETAARTGIAIEVIKSIRSDFEYWYPVDLRTSGKDLIPNHLLFFLFHHVAIFPEIYWPRAIAINGFVSLEGQKMSKSKGPLLTLKSAVKEYGADITRLYILSTAEHVQDADWRSADVESTRKQVERFYKMAYDIVNTKDTGELKFIDKWMLSKLQYRIQETTDALDKMQTRRAVQNAFYLLMNDMKWYERRGGSAARKRVLDTWIRLMAPFTPHICDEIEEESGGKFISLANYPEADPSLIDKGAELAEEITNNTLKDMEEIIRLIKIKPKRIVLYTAASWKKAVLKRAILMKKQKALDMKSLMNALMSDTSIRAYAKEIPKFAQKVINDIQGMDAELMNSLIDVDFDEISALNEAMEFLSRAVDCNIDIYSADAPEYDPQGKSRFASPMRPAIYIE; this is encoded by the coding sequence ATGAAAGAAAGGTATAACCCGCACGAAATAGAGGAAAAATGGCATTTAATGTGGGCCCGGGCAAAAATATTCGAGCCTGAACCGGATGACAGGGAGAAATTCTTCATCACGATCCCATATCCCTATTTGAACGGGAACCTTCATGCAGGCCATACCAGGACATTCACTATCGGCGACGTGATCGCTCGGTACAAAAGGATGCGGGGCAAGAACGTCCTGTTCCCCATGGGTTTTCATGCCACGGGAACCCCGATTGTGGGTCTGGCAGAACAGATCCAAAAAAAAGACCCTGAGACAATAAGGGTTTACAATAAGCTTCATGAGATCCCGCTCGAGGTCCTGGATACAATCCAGACACCTGAGCAAATAGTGGAGTATTTCGCTAGGGAAGCCGAAGCCGCAATGAAAAGCATAGGATTTTCGATCGACTGGCGAAGAAGATTTACGACCACAGATCCTCATTATAAAAAATTCATCACATGGCAATTCAACCTTCTTCGGGACAAGAACAGGGTGGTAAGAGGTGCGCATCCGGTTCGGTGGTGCCCGAATGACGAAAATCCTGTGGAGGACCATGACATACTGAGAGGGGAGGATGCCACAATAATTGACTATACTCTTATAAAATTCAGGCTCGATGGGGATATCCTGCCATGCGCCACACTTCGTCCCGAAACAGTATTCGGGGTCACGAACCTGTGGGTAAATCCAAAAATAGTCCATGTGAGAGTCAAGGTGAACAGCGAGATATGGATAGTCAGCAAGGAAGCCTATGAAAAACTCAAGTTCACAGATAAAAAAGTTGAACTCATGGGTGATATAATCGGCGAGGACCTGATAGGAAAGAAAGTGAAAAATCCTGTGACCGGGTCTTCCGTTTTGATCCTTCCTGCATCCTTCGTTAACCCCGAGAACGGGAGCGGCATCGTCATGAGCGTTCCGGCGCATGCGCCATATGATTATCTTGCCCTGCGCGATCTGAAAGGCGCGGACCTGACGAAATATGGCATCGAGGATGATGTCTCAGGGATACCGCTCATTTCCCTGATCAAAGTGGCGGAGTACGGTAAGTATCCTGCGGTTGACGCGGTCACTGAACTGAAAGTGAAAGACCAGAACGATCCAAGAGCAGAAGAAGCTACAAAACTTGTATACAGGCGGGAATTCCATGGGGGTGTGCTGACCGGGACAACCGGAAAGTATGCCGGCATGGCGGTTTCGAAAATAAAAGACGTCCTGACACACGACCTGATAGCCGGCGGCTTCGCTGATGTCTTCTACGAATTCAGTGAGCAACCGGTAATATGCAGATGTGGTGCCAGATGTGTTATAAAAATGGTGGAAAACCAGTGGTTCTTGAATTATTCAGACCTGTCATGGAAGGAACAGGTTTACAAATGCCTAGGGAAGATGCAGATAATCCCGCCTGAAATGAGAGCGGACTTTGAAAACAAAGTGGACTGGTTGAAGGACAAAGCCTGCGCAAGAAAAAAAGGGCTGGGTACGAGACTTCCCTGGGACAAGGAGTGGATGATCGAATCCCTCGGGGATTCAACAATATATATGAGTTATTATATTATCGTTAAGTACCTTGATAAATTTGAACCTGAACAGCTAAAGGAAGAGTTCTTCAATTATTGCCTGCTCGGATCGGGTTCTCCCGAAGAAACTGCTGCAAGAACAGGAATAGCTATTGAAGTCATTAAAAGTATCAGGTCTGATTTTGAATATTGGTATCCTGTGGACCTTCGCACATCGGGCAAAGACTTGATCCCGAACCATCTTTTGTTTTTCCTGTTCCATCATGTTGCCATATTCCCTGAGATTTACTGGCCCCGTGCCATAGCTATCAATGGTTTTGTCTCACTTGAGGGGCAGAAGATGAGTAAATCCAAGGGACCTTTGCTCACATTGAAATCCGCTGTGAAAGAATACGGCGCCGATATAACCCGCCTTTATATCCTGAGCACGGCTGAGCACGTTCAGGATGCGGACTGGCGGTCTGCAGATGTGGAATCCACGCGGAAACAGGTTGAAAGATTCTATAAGATGGCATACGATATTGTCAATACAAAAGATACCGGGGAGCTAAAATTCATTGATAAGTGGATGTTAAGCAAACTGCAGTACAGGATACAGGAAACCACCGATGCTCTTGATAAAATGCAGACGCGCAGAGCGGTACAGAATGCTTTCTATCTTCTCATGAACGATATGAAATGGTATGAGCGCCGGGGGGGAAGTGCAGCCAGGAAACGGGTTCTTGACACCTGGATAAGGTTGATGGCACCTTTCACGCCTCACATATGCGATGAAATTGAAGAAGAATCAGGCGGGAAATTCATATCATTGGCAAATTATCCAGAAGCAGATCCATCGCTAATTGATAAGGGCGCAGAACTTGCAGAAGAGATAACAAACAACACCCTCAAAGATATGGAAGAAATAATCCGCCTTATTAAGATAAAACCAAAAAGGATAGTATTGTACACAGCAGCATCATGGAAAAAAGCCGTCCTTAAAAGAGCCATATTGATGAAAAAACAAAAAGCTCTTGATATGAAAAGCCTCATGAATGCTCTAATGAGCGACACTTCGATACGGGCTTATGCGAAGGAGATACCGAAATTTGCGCAGAAAGTGATTAACGATATCCAGGGTATGGATGCGGAATTGATGAATTCATTGATCGATGTGGATTTTGATGAGATTTCCGCTTTGAATGAAGCAATGGAATTTCTGAGCCGGGCCGTTGATTGTAACATAGATATCTACAGCGCCGATGCCCCGGAATACGATCCGCAGGGGAAAAGCCGTTTTGCATCGCCTATGAGACCTGCTATTTACATTGAATAG
- a CDS encoding DUF1724 domain-containing protein: MKELEKNNLVFQEKDKSYALTNIGRMVVLKLLDFSNAAEVMKEHERFWLEHDLSGIPEYMMEKIGWLKDSVLVKNTEIDIFKVHSNFINLLTNAKEIRGFSPFFIPEFGSLLEMLVFEKNVEIQLLLTREIKEKLDKEVLKKLLTQKDIKFKLYIIKENAKVAFTVTDYFLSIGFFHIDGTYDYGNDLISYNKEAIEWGRELFEDLLQLSERVV; encoded by the coding sequence TTGAAGGAACTTGAAAAGAATAACCTTGTTTTCCAGGAGAAAGATAAGAGTTATGCGCTCACGAATATCGGAAGGATGGTGGTCCTGAAACTACTGGATTTCAGCAATGCTGCAGAAGTCATGAAAGAACATGAAAGGTTCTGGCTTGAGCATGACCTGAGCGGAATTCCTGAGTATATGATGGAAAAGATTGGATGGTTAAAAGATTCTGTTCTTGTTAAAAACACTGAGATCGATATTTTTAAAGTCCACTCAAATTTTATCAACCTTTTAACTAATGCTAAAGAGATTAGAGGCTTTTCTCCTTTTTTTATTCCAGAATTTGGTTCACTCCTTGAAATGCTTGTATTCGAGAAAAATGTTGAAATCCAACTTTTATTAACAAGAGAAATAAAAGAAAAATTAGATAAAGAAGTTTTGAAAAAATTGTTGACTCAGAAGGATATTAAATTTAAATTATATATAATAAAAGAAAATGCAAAGGTAGCTTTCACTGTTACTGATTATTTCCTATCGATTGGATTTTTTCATATCGATGGCACATATGATTATGGCAACGATCTAATAAGTTACAATAAGGAAGCGATTGAATGGGGAAGAGAATTATTTGAAGATTTGCTACAATTATCTGAAAGGGTTGTGTAG
- a CDS encoding roadblock/LC7 domain-containing protein: MTTTESLEKVLNNLRSIGGVEASAIASRDGLLIHSTLPRKYHADTFAAMSATMLGAAETATTELGKGIPDRIIVESKYGKIIVTGAGSKAILIVMAEPDAGLGLILVEVAKLSGKIKEILG; encoded by the coding sequence ATGACGACAACAGAGTCGCTTGAGAAAGTCTTAAATAATCTCAGGAGTATTGGTGGGGTTGAAGCATCTGCTATTGCAAGCAGGGATGGCTTGCTTATACATTCAACGTTGCCCAGAAAATACCATGCGGATACATTTGCGGCAATGTCGGCTACAATGCTGGGGGCAGCAGAAACCGCAACAACAGAGCTTGGTAAAGGCATCCCGGACAGGATAATCGTGGAATCAAAATATGGGAAAATAATTGTAACAGGGGCAGGGTCAAAAGCAATACTCATAGTGATGGCCGAACCCGATGCGGGTCTTGGATTAATTCTGGTCGAGGTGGCAAAGCTATCTGGAAAAATAAAAGAAATCCTGGGGTGA